One window of Arthrobacter oryzae genomic DNA carries:
- the galT gene encoding galactose-1-phosphate uridylyltransferase, which produces MTHITSTNLADGRELLYFDDAPAGGARTGGATAAAVRTAETTRRPEDTPDLRELPARSEPGEVRFDALTGEWVAVAAHRQSRTHLPPADQCPICPTTPANPSEIPAPDYDVVVFENRFPSLGPALGPVPDNAGWGTTGAAYGRCEVVSFTPEHTGSFSGLSEVRARTVVEAWAHRTGALNALPGIRQVFPFENRGADIGVTLHHPHGQIYAYPYVTPRAAVMGAAARKFYDDGDGRQTLTGSLLRSEREDGSRMVLEGENFSAYVPFAARWPLEVHLVPHRQVPDLAALTGAEKDELAHVYLDLLKRLDALYPTPTPYISAWHQAPLDELLRPAGYLHLQLTSPRRAEDKLKYLAGSEAAMGAFINDTTPELVAERLRSVTVPAPALTPIPEGAHA; this is translated from the coding sequence ATGACACACATCACCAGCACCAACCTCGCCGATGGCCGGGAGCTGCTCTATTTCGATGACGCCCCGGCAGGCGGGGCCCGGACGGGAGGAGCCACGGCAGCCGCGGTCCGGACGGCGGAAACAACACGCCGGCCCGAGGACACCCCCGACCTCCGCGAACTGCCGGCAAGGAGTGAACCGGGCGAAGTCAGGTTCGACGCCCTCACCGGCGAATGGGTGGCCGTGGCTGCGCACCGCCAGAGCCGCACCCACCTGCCTCCGGCGGACCAGTGCCCCATCTGCCCGACAACCCCGGCCAACCCGTCCGAAATCCCGGCACCCGACTACGACGTCGTGGTGTTCGAGAACCGTTTCCCGTCGCTCGGACCTGCGCTTGGACCGGTCCCCGACAATGCCGGCTGGGGAACAACCGGTGCCGCCTATGGCCGGTGCGAAGTAGTGTCCTTCACGCCCGAGCACACCGGTTCATTCAGCGGGCTGAGCGAGGTCCGGGCCCGCACGGTGGTTGAGGCCTGGGCGCACCGTACGGGCGCCCTGAACGCGCTTCCCGGCATCCGGCAGGTCTTCCCGTTCGAGAACCGCGGCGCGGACATCGGCGTCACTCTCCACCACCCGCACGGCCAGATATACGCGTACCCCTACGTGACGCCCCGCGCAGCAGTGATGGGGGCCGCCGCCCGGAAGTTCTACGACGACGGCGACGGCCGGCAAACGCTGACCGGCTCCCTGCTGCGCTCGGAACGCGAAGACGGCAGCCGCATGGTCCTTGAAGGCGAGAACTTCAGCGCCTACGTTCCTTTCGCGGCCCGGTGGCCCCTGGAAGTGCACCTGGTCCCGCACCGCCAGGTGCCGGACCTGGCGGCGCTCACCGGCGCGGAGAAGGACGAGCTGGCACACGTCTACCTTGACCTGCTCAAGCGACTCGACGCCCTCTACCCGACGCCCACCCCTTACATCTCGGCCTGGCACCAGGCCCCGCTCGATGAGCTGCTGCGGCCTGCGGGTTACCTCCACCTCCAGCTCACCTCCCCCCGCAGGGCGGAGGATAAGCTCAAGTACCTGGCCGGTTCCGAAGCGGCCATGGGTGCTTTCATCAACGACACCACCCCGGAACTCGTGGCGGAGCGGCTGCGCAGCGTCACGGTTCCCGCCCCAGCCCTCACTCCCATCCCGGAAGGCGCACACGCATGA
- a CDS encoding AI-2E family transporter, with translation MTPAEDAAPSQSQDARNAAALPASLGGTAEPAAPLRVVTDRELDQDIPYGVRIAASWAWRLGLILLVVAALVWLLSKISFLIIPVMVAALLAGLLSPVTRWLRAQRVPNGGAVAITVLGFIGLIAGSLALVGRQLVAGFSELWSEALTGIQQIQGWLAEGPLHLTAAQIDQYLKEATDALQNNSSSILSGALSFGSTAGHFAAGLILALFVLIFFLLEGDRIWAFLVRLLPRKARAATFGAGRKGWASMVSYARIQMFVAFVDAVGIGAGAAIIGVPLALPLGVLVFIGSFIPIVGALVTGAVAVLLALVANGWVNALIMLGIVLLVQQLESHILQPLVMGKAVALHPVAVILSVAAGSYLAGIPGALFSVPILAVANSAIRYIAARTWEHEGVLAAATPGVTGDTGPGQDNTFKDVYLPGANPGRGKGAAQSTGTPAGHAGPDAPAEFPKGD, from the coding sequence ATGACGCCAGCTGAGGACGCCGCACCAAGCCAGAGCCAGGATGCCCGCAACGCCGCGGCCCTGCCCGCTTCCCTGGGCGGGACAGCTGAACCTGCGGCCCCGTTGCGGGTGGTGACTGACCGCGAACTGGACCAGGACATTCCCTACGGCGTGCGGATTGCTGCCTCGTGGGCCTGGCGACTGGGGCTGATCCTGCTCGTCGTTGCTGCGCTTGTCTGGCTGCTGAGCAAGATCAGCTTCCTGATCATCCCCGTCATGGTCGCAGCCCTGCTGGCCGGTCTCCTGAGCCCCGTTACCCGCTGGCTCAGGGCGCAGCGCGTGCCCAACGGCGGCGCTGTGGCCATCACAGTGCTGGGCTTCATCGGCCTGATCGCCGGCTCCCTGGCGCTCGTGGGGCGGCAGCTGGTTGCCGGCTTCAGTGAACTGTGGAGTGAGGCGTTGACCGGAATCCAGCAGATCCAGGGCTGGCTGGCGGAAGGCCCGCTCCACCTCACAGCGGCCCAGATCGACCAGTACCTGAAGGAGGCGACGGATGCGCTGCAGAACAACAGCAGCAGCATCCTGAGCGGCGCCCTTTCCTTCGGAAGCACCGCGGGTCACTTCGCTGCGGGCCTCATCCTCGCGTTGTTTGTGCTGATTTTCTTCCTCCTTGAGGGCGACCGGATCTGGGCGTTCCTGGTGCGGCTGCTGCCCAGGAAAGCACGCGCTGCCACTTTCGGTGCCGGCCGCAAGGGCTGGGCTTCCATGGTCAGCTACGCCCGCATCCAGATGTTCGTGGCTTTTGTGGACGCGGTGGGAATCGGCGCCGGCGCCGCCATCATCGGCGTTCCGCTAGCCCTTCCCCTGGGCGTGCTGGTGTTCATCGGCTCCTTCATCCCCATCGTCGGCGCGCTGGTCACCGGCGCCGTGGCCGTGCTCCTGGCCCTCGTGGCCAACGGCTGGGTCAACGCGCTGATCATGCTGGGAATCGTGCTGCTGGTCCAGCAGCTGGAAAGCCACATCCTGCAGCCGCTCGTCATGGGCAAGGCGGTGGCCCTGCACCCGGTGGCCGTTATTTTGTCCGTGGCCGCCGGTTCCTACCTCGCCGGCATCCCCGGCGCACTCTTCTCGGTGCCCATCCTTGCCGTAGCAAACTCGGCGATTCGATATATTGCTGCCAGAACGTGGGAACATGAAGGAGTGCTGGCGGCGGCAACCCCGGGTGTAACCGGGGACACCGGACCCGGCCAAGACAACACCTTCAAGGATGTCTACCTTCCCGGTGCGAATCCGGGCCGCGGCAAGGGCGCCGCACAGTCAACGGGAACTCCCGCCGGACATGCCGGCCCGGACGCCCCAGCCGAATTCCCCAAAGGAGACTAG
- a CDS encoding acetyl-CoA C-acetyltransferase, with protein sequence MSEAVIVSTARSPIGRAFKGSLKDERPDDLAAAMVTAALDKIPSFDPRGGHGPGLDDLYLGCAEPSGEAGSNMARVVTILAGLDNVPGATINRFCASSLQTVRMAFHAIKAGEGDAFVAAGVESVSRYPHWTGAGETDAGTHNPLFEAARRRTEARSASNTPWTDPRLGGRMPDIYIAMGQTAENVATTYGISRAEQDEWAVLSQNRAEAALASGFFGRDITPYTRRDGTVVDRDDSPRAGVTLEGVAALQPVFRSEGTVTAGNACPLNDGAAAVVVMSDDRARELGLEPLARIVSTGVSALSPELMGMGPVEATRRALARAGLAIADIDLVELNEAFAVQVVASARELGIDPARLNVHGGAIALGHPFGMTGARMTTTLLNGLRERDGSLGLATLCVGGGQGMAVVYERLS encoded by the coding sequence ATGTCAGAAGCAGTCATTGTTTCCACTGCCAGAAGCCCGATCGGACGTGCCTTCAAGGGGTCTTTGAAGGACGAACGGCCGGACGACCTTGCCGCGGCGATGGTCACGGCCGCGCTGGACAAGATCCCCTCCTTCGATCCCCGCGGAGGGCACGGCCCGGGCCTCGACGACCTCTACCTGGGGTGCGCCGAGCCGAGTGGCGAAGCCGGTTCCAACATGGCCAGGGTGGTCACCATCCTGGCCGGGCTGGACAACGTGCCCGGCGCCACCATCAACAGGTTCTGTGCCTCCAGCCTGCAGACCGTCCGGATGGCGTTCCATGCCATCAAGGCGGGCGAAGGGGACGCGTTCGTGGCTGCCGGCGTCGAGTCCGTCTCCCGGTATCCCCACTGGACGGGCGCCGGGGAAACCGACGCCGGCACCCATAATCCGCTGTTCGAAGCGGCCCGGCGGCGGACCGAGGCCCGGTCCGCGTCCAACACACCCTGGACGGATCCCCGGCTGGGCGGGCGGATGCCGGACATCTACATCGCCATGGGCCAGACCGCGGAAAACGTGGCCACCACCTACGGCATCAGCCGTGCCGAGCAGGACGAGTGGGCCGTCCTCAGCCAGAACCGGGCTGAAGCAGCCCTGGCCTCGGGATTCTTCGGCCGGGACATCACGCCGTACACGCGCCGGGACGGCACCGTGGTGGACCGGGACGACTCTCCACGGGCCGGGGTCACCCTGGAAGGAGTGGCTGCGCTCCAGCCCGTGTTCCGCAGCGAGGGGACGGTGACCGCCGGCAACGCCTGCCCTCTGAACGACGGCGCTGCCGCGGTGGTGGTGATGAGTGACGACCGTGCCCGTGAACTCGGGCTGGAGCCGCTGGCGCGGATTGTGTCCACCGGCGTCAGTGCCCTCTCCCCCGAGCTGATGGGCATGGGCCCCGTCGAGGCGACCCGCCGGGCCTTGGCACGGGCAGGCCTGGCCATAGCGGACATCGACCTCGTGGAGCTCAACGAGGCATTCGCCGTGCAGGTGGTGGCCAGCGCCCGCGAACTCGGCATCGACCCCGCACGGCTCAACGTCCATGGCGGCGCTATCGCCCTCGGCCATCCGTTTGGCATGACCGGTGCACGGATGACCACCACGCTGCTGAACGGACTTCGGGAACGCGACGGGTCCCTCGGACTGGCGACCCTGTGCGTCGGCGGCGGCCAGGGCATGGCGGTGGTGTACGAGCGACTCAGCTGA
- the galK gene encoding galactokinase, which yields MTAPLSNGNLSSSDLEARFRDAFGSAPDGVWQAPGRVNLIGEHTDYNDGFVLPFAIDRTARVAVRVRQDSTLRLLSTYGDQGMTTADTSSLAGPQAKGWTKYPLGVIWALQERGIAVPGLDLLLDSNVPLGAGLSSSHAIECAVISALNELTGAGLEAEEMVLATQRAENDFVGAPTGIMDQSASLRGAKGHAVFLDCRDQSVRLVPFETEPAGLVLLVIDTKVSHSHADGGYASRRASCELGAEVLGVKALRDVGVEDLAEASGLLDEVTFRRVRHVVTENDRVLQTVELLGSAGPGAIGPLLDASHRSMRDDFEISCPELDTAVDTSRASGAIGARMTGGGFGGAAIALTPVAAEQQVRTAVEQAFSRAGYRKPDIFTVTPAAGAMRLA from the coding sequence ATGACCGCCCCACTCAGCAACGGCAACCTGAGCAGCAGCGACCTCGAGGCACGGTTCCGGGACGCCTTCGGTTCCGCTCCGGACGGCGTCTGGCAGGCGCCCGGCCGCGTGAACCTGATCGGCGAGCACACTGACTACAACGACGGCTTCGTGCTCCCGTTCGCCATCGACAGGACGGCCCGGGTGGCTGTCCGGGTCCGTCAGGACTCGACCCTCCGGCTGCTGTCCACGTATGGCGACCAGGGAATGACGACGGCGGACACCTCCTCGCTGGCCGGTCCGCAGGCCAAGGGCTGGACCAAGTACCCCCTCGGCGTCATCTGGGCGCTGCAGGAGCGGGGCATCGCGGTACCCGGCCTTGACCTGCTGCTGGATTCCAACGTGCCGCTCGGCGCAGGGCTCTCCTCGTCCCACGCCATCGAGTGCGCCGTCATCTCAGCCCTCAATGAGCTGACCGGCGCGGGGCTGGAAGCGGAGGAGATGGTCCTGGCCACCCAGCGCGCCGAAAACGACTTCGTGGGGGCTCCCACCGGCATCATGGACCAGTCGGCCTCCCTGCGCGGGGCCAAAGGCCACGCGGTCTTCCTCGACTGCCGGGACCAGAGCGTCCGCCTCGTTCCGTTCGAAACGGAGCCGGCGGGCCTGGTCCTGCTGGTGATCGACACGAAAGTTTCCCACTCACATGCCGACGGCGGCTATGCGTCGCGCCGGGCATCATGCGAGCTCGGTGCCGAAGTACTCGGCGTCAAAGCGCTTCGCGACGTCGGCGTGGAGGACCTGGCGGAAGCCAGCGGCCTCCTGGATGAGGTCACGTTCCGCCGGGTCCGCCACGTGGTCACCGAGAACGACCGCGTCCTGCAGACCGTGGAACTGCTCGGCTCCGCCGGGCCGGGCGCCATCGGCCCCCTCCTCGATGCCAGCCACCGTTCCATGCGTGACGACTTCGAGATTTCATGCCCCGAACTGGACACGGCAGTCGACACCTCCCGGGCCAGTGGAGCCATCGGAGCCCGCATGACAGGGGGCGGCTTCGGAGGGGCAGCGATCGCCCTGACGCCGGTGGCCGCCGAGCAGCAGGTGCGCACCGCCGTCGAGCAGGCTTTCTCCCGCGCCGGCTACCGGAAGCCGGACATCTTCACCGTTACCCCCGCGGCCGGGGCGATGCGGCTCGCATAG
- a CDS encoding aldose 1-epimerase family protein: MTPSTLDSGPNGAGTAGSGETASAPRRYASGRQYELRRGDALAVVTELAAGLRLYSRGGVQLTETYGDGDIPPGATGITLAPWANRVEDGVWYLDGKKQQLDITEVSRNNASHGLLRNASYELVDESEFSVTLEAPIFPQHGYPFLLRHRVQYVLAEDLGLVVRQTLLNDSQGSAPFVLGAHPYLRLGDVPAAELVLTVGAARRLVADDRLIPRSSEPVSGGTDLRSGRTVAELDIDVAYTDLVFDGGVARQTLQASDGRSISLWQDDSCAYVHVFVTDQYPGRAKAVAIEPMTGPANAFNSGDGLRWLPAGESFTITWGISASL; this comes from the coding sequence ATGACTCCGAGCACCCTCGATTCCGGCCCCAACGGCGCTGGCACCGCCGGCTCAGGCGAAACCGCAAGCGCGCCCCGCCGCTACGCCTCCGGCCGGCAATACGAACTCCGCCGCGGTGATGCCCTGGCCGTGGTCACGGAGCTGGCCGCGGGCCTGCGGCTCTATTCCCGGGGCGGCGTCCAGCTGACGGAAACATACGGGGACGGGGACATCCCTCCGGGAGCCACGGGAATCACGCTGGCGCCGTGGGCCAACCGGGTTGAAGACGGTGTCTGGTACCTGGACGGCAAGAAGCAGCAGCTGGACATCACCGAAGTTTCGCGCAACAACGCCAGCCACGGACTGCTGCGGAACGCGTCCTACGAACTGGTGGATGAATCCGAGTTTTCGGTGACCCTCGAGGCGCCGATCTTCCCGCAGCACGGCTACCCGTTCCTCCTGCGGCACCGCGTCCAGTACGTTCTGGCCGAGGACCTCGGGCTCGTGGTCCGCCAGACACTCCTCAACGATTCCCAGGGGTCCGCCCCCTTCGTCCTGGGAGCGCATCCCTACCTTAGGCTCGGCGACGTGCCAGCCGCGGAACTGGTGCTCACCGTGGGCGCCGCCCGCCGGCTTGTTGCCGATGACAGGCTCATACCCCGCAGTTCAGAGCCGGTCAGCGGCGGGACGGACCTGCGGAGCGGCCGGACCGTGGCCGAACTCGATATCGACGTCGCCTACACGGACCTGGTGTTCGACGGCGGGGTGGCCCGCCAAACGCTCCAGGCGTCCGACGGCCGCAGCATAAGCCTCTGGCAGGACGACAGCTGCGCCTACGTCCACGTCTTCGTCACTGACCAGTACCCCGGCAGGGCAAAAGCCGTTGCCATTGAACCCATGACCGGCCCGGCCAATGCGTTCAACAGCGGTGACGGCCTGCGCTGGCTGCCGGCAGGGGAGTCGTTCACCATCACGTGGGGTATCAGCGCGTCGCTGTAG